In one Mycobacteroides chelonae genomic region, the following are encoded:
- a CDS encoding CGNR zinc finger domain-containing protein encodes MLFTHDTEQGLKSAAELINTARNDRELLPDPDALPPLLDRYGWTGRRDGDEAELQAVKTLRTRLGDIWAHINDEEYVVRQVNALLADTHASPWLTRHVEEPDWHLHMAASDAPLADRLGAETAMVFADLVRTGEQRRLKTCAAPDCDAVLIDLSRNRSRMFCDTGNCGNRQHVAAYRERMRDEP; translated from the coding sequence ATGCTTTTCACTCATGACACGGAGCAGGGGCTGAAATCTGCGGCTGAGCTGATCAACACCGCCCGCAACGATCGGGAACTGCTCCCTGATCCGGACGCTCTACCGCCGCTGTTGGATCGGTACGGCTGGACCGGCAGGCGTGACGGCGATGAGGCCGAGCTGCAGGCCGTGAAGACGCTACGGACCCGATTGGGCGATATCTGGGCGCATATCAACGACGAGGAATACGTGGTTCGGCAGGTCAACGCGTTGCTGGCCGATACCCACGCCTCGCCGTGGCTCACCCGGCATGTCGAGGAACCCGATTGGCACCTGCACATGGCGGCCAGCGACGCGCCGCTCGCGGACCGCCTCGGTGCCGAGACCGCCATGGTGTTCGCGGACCTGGTGCGCACCGGCGAACAGCGGCGTTTGAAGACCTGTGCCGCCCCGGATTGTGATGCCGTCCTGATCGACCTGTCGCGCAACAGATCCAGGATGTTCTGTGACACCGGAAACTGCGGTAACCGGCAGCATGTGGCCGCCTACCGGGAGCGCATGCGCGACGAGCCCTGA
- a CDS encoding EamA family transporter, translated as MNDRATFRAGVILALASAATFGFSGPFAKSLMAAGWSLTAVVTARLATGAAVMVVAACIAAPGWFSEARRHTKVVVLYGIIPVAGAQFCYFGAVRHMSVGVAMLLEFLSPILVIAWTWLSTRHRPHTRVLAGAALALVGMLLVLNIFSGSRVEPVGVLWGLGAAVCAAYYFISSHRAGGKAQGLQPITLTTSGLLVGTIAVGGFGLTGIMPMTFSTQDVQVAGWHAPVYVPILILGVVTTAIAYLTGIAAIARLKPSYASLIALTEVLCAVIAGWVLLGETIAPIQYVGAAVILAGLVLAHQGADTSADAESSAAGLSASLPAGLKSHGSDSELSVTSVCDATAESTPSQ; from the coding sequence GTGAACGACAGGGCCACTTTCCGGGCGGGCGTGATCCTCGCCCTCGCCTCAGCCGCCACCTTCGGATTTTCCGGCCCCTTCGCCAAGTCACTCATGGCGGCAGGCTGGTCTCTGACGGCCGTCGTCACCGCGCGCCTGGCCACCGGCGCCGCGGTCATGGTCGTGGCCGCCTGCATCGCGGCACCCGGATGGTTCTCCGAAGCTAGGCGCCACACCAAAGTCGTTGTGCTGTACGGGATCATTCCCGTGGCGGGTGCCCAGTTCTGCTACTTCGGCGCCGTCCGGCACATGTCGGTCGGCGTGGCGATGCTCCTGGAGTTCCTGAGCCCCATCCTGGTTATCGCCTGGACCTGGCTGTCCACCCGGCACCGTCCACACACCCGGGTACTTGCCGGCGCGGCTCTCGCGCTAGTTGGAATGCTGTTGGTACTCAACATCTTCAGCGGATCCCGCGTAGAGCCGGTGGGGGTGCTGTGGGGATTGGGCGCGGCGGTGTGCGCCGCGTACTACTTCATCTCGTCACACCGCGCGGGCGGCAAGGCGCAAGGGCTGCAACCGATCACGCTGACCACCAGCGGGCTACTCGTCGGCACCATCGCGGTCGGCGGCTTCGGGCTCACCGGGATCATGCCGATGACCTTTTCCACTCAGGATGTGCAGGTCGCGGGCTGGCATGCACCGGTCTACGTGCCCATCCTCATTCTCGGAGTGGTCACCACCGCGATCGCCTATCTCACCGGCATCGCCGCCATCGCCCGACTCAAGCCAAGCTATGCGTCGTTGATCGCGCTCACCGAAGTACTGTGCGCGGTGATCGCGGGGTGGGTGCTGCTCGGGGAAACCATCGCACCCATCCAGTACGTGGGCGCCGCGGTCATTCTCGCGGGTCTGGTTCTGGCACATCAGGGCGCGGATACCTCGGCGGATGCCGAATCCAGCGCAGCCGGGCTCTCGGCTTCTTTACCTGCGGGATTGAAATCACATGGCAGTGACAGCGAATTATCCGTAACCTCAGTGTGTGACGCTACAGCCGAATCCACGCCCAGCCAGTAA
- a CDS encoding cutinase family protein, whose amino-acid sequence MFTAAARAAVVSVAAIMMTTGLAVILPATASAACPNVEVSFARGRSQPPGVGNIGDGFISALRNRVKDVGVYAVRYDANTDVSGGANDLSAHLQSVANSCPNTKLVVGGYSLGAGVVDTALGFQGPVSIGDFFNFTNPVPPEVGDRIRAIVTFGNIVNRFAPIQNLAGAYSDRVLDLCNDGDPVCMAGDNESWKSHTTYPPALFAQAADFAAARVN is encoded by the coding sequence TTGTTCACCGCCGCCGCACGCGCGGCGGTTGTTTCGGTTGCGGCAATCATGATGACCACGGGTCTCGCGGTCATCCTCCCCGCCACCGCTTCGGCGGCCTGTCCCAACGTCGAGGTTTCCTTCGCCCGCGGGCGTTCCCAGCCGCCAGGCGTCGGAAACATCGGCGACGGATTCATCAGCGCGCTGCGCAACCGCGTCAAAGACGTTGGTGTGTACGCGGTCCGGTACGACGCCAACACTGACGTCAGCGGCGGAGCGAACGACCTGAGTGCCCACCTGCAATCGGTGGCCAACTCATGCCCCAACACCAAGCTGGTGGTGGGCGGTTACTCCCTCGGCGCCGGTGTCGTCGACACCGCGCTGGGTTTCCAGGGTCCCGTTTCGATCGGGGACTTCTTCAACTTCACCAATCCGGTTCCCCCGGAGGTCGGTGACCGCATTCGGGCGATCGTCACCTTCGGCAACATCGTCAACCGCTTCGCCCCGATCCAGAACCTCGCGGGCGCCTACTCCGATCGCGTCCTTGACCTGTGCAATGACGGCGACCCGGTCTGCATGGCGGGCGACAACGAGAGCTGGAAGTCCCACACCACATACCCGCCGGCACTCTTTGCGCAGGCTGCGGACTTCGCTGCCGCCCGGGTGAACTAG
- a CDS encoding alpha/beta fold hydrolase — MTVSQITHRQLSVNGIDMHVAEQGEGPAVVLCHGFPGLWYTWRHQLAALSAAGYRAIAPDMRGYGRTTAPRDVTAYNRSTTVNDLVGLLDALDLHDAVFSGHDFGAHLVWDMPAWARDRVRALIQLSVPRTRRLPVTPSVGFNYLASQHFTHLEYFQEPGVAESELDAQPKTFLATLFHALSGANRYLDCWDHPARVGDKRNGYLDVLPSPPPLPWNWLSEQDLDYYAAEFTRTGFTGGLNWYRAEDLVWSQNEHLHDRPIGVPVTFIAGSADPVLEMLGRDPMTAMADLVPGLRSVLIVEGAGHFVQMERPDAVNTAMIEFLGSLPPR; from the coding sequence GTGACTGTTTCCCAGATCACCCACCGTCAGCTGTCGGTCAATGGAATCGACATGCACGTCGCCGAACAGGGCGAAGGCCCGGCGGTTGTTCTGTGCCATGGCTTTCCCGGGCTTTGGTACACCTGGCGCCACCAGCTGGCCGCGCTGTCTGCAGCCGGATATCGGGCCATCGCGCCGGATATGCGCGGATATGGACGCACCACGGCGCCGCGGGACGTAACCGCCTATAACCGCAGCACGACGGTCAACGACCTCGTCGGCTTGTTAGACGCGCTGGATCTGCACGATGCGGTGTTTTCCGGACACGATTTCGGGGCACATCTGGTGTGGGACATGCCCGCCTGGGCGAGGGATCGAGTTCGCGCACTGATCCAGCTGTCGGTACCGCGCACCCGGCGACTCCCGGTAACACCGAGCGTTGGATTCAATTACCTTGCCTCTCAGCACTTCACACATCTGGAGTACTTCCAGGAGCCGGGCGTGGCAGAGTCCGAGCTGGATGCGCAGCCAAAGACATTCCTGGCCACACTGTTCCACGCTCTCAGCGGGGCAAATCGCTATCTGGATTGTTGGGACCACCCGGCACGCGTGGGCGACAAACGTAACGGCTACCTAGATGTCCTTCCGAGTCCCCCTCCCCTGCCATGGAATTGGCTTTCCGAGCAGGATCTCGACTACTACGCGGCCGAATTCACGCGCACGGGATTCACTGGTGGCCTCAACTGGTACCGGGCCGAGGATCTGGTGTGGTCCCAGAATGAGCACCTGCACGACAGACCCATCGGCGTACCGGTGACCTTCATCGCCGGATCGGCTGATCCGGTCCTGGAAATGCTCGGCCGCGACCCCATGACGGCTATGGCCGATCTCGTTCCCGGTTTGCGGTCGGTGCTGATCGTCGAGGGGGCCGGACACTTCGTGCAGATGGAGCGGCCTGACGCGGTCAACACCGCGATGATTGAGTTCCTGGGGTCGCTTCCGCCCAGGTGA
- a CDS encoding cutinase family protein, with amino-acid sequence MFISLVTISQPVTATADPCAAVDVSFARGRDEPPGLGRVGQAFVDALGPKVGSMNVYPVNYSAGLLSTGEGADDLRAHLSDVASSCPNTKLVIGGYSMGATVVDDVANNPPPDVAGRIRGIATFGNIDRRGGGMTGPLAGRWIDQCNPGDPVCQEGGRSWTAHQTYEQTNLPAQAASFVAGKL; translated from the coding sequence ATGTTCATCAGCCTGGTGACCATCTCGCAGCCGGTGACCGCGACCGCCGACCCGTGCGCCGCCGTGGACGTCTCCTTCGCTCGCGGCCGTGATGAGCCGCCCGGCCTCGGCCGCGTGGGTCAGGCATTCGTTGACGCCCTCGGCCCCAAGGTCGGCAGCATGAACGTCTACCCCGTCAACTACAGCGCCGGACTGCTCTCCACCGGAGAAGGTGCCGATGACCTGCGCGCACACCTCAGCGACGTCGCATCATCCTGCCCGAACACCAAGCTGGTGATCGGCGGATACTCCATGGGCGCGACCGTCGTGGACGACGTCGCCAACAACCCGCCGCCGGACGTCGCTGGCCGGATCAGGGGAATCGCGACCTTCGGAAACATCGACCGGCGCGGCGGTGGCATGACCGGCCCCCTCGCCGGACGGTGGATCGATCAGTGCAATCCCGGCGACCCGGTCTGCCAGGAGGGCGGCCGCTCGTGGACCGCGCACCAGACCTACGAGCAGACAAATCTGCCCGCTCAGGCTGCGTCTTTCGTGGCGGGCAAGCTCTAG
- a CDS encoding cutinase family protein yields the protein MTTHQRGTRVGVVLSYLVALTVFALSAANVVGLVYAVPHASADPCSDVDVSFARGRKEPVGLGRVGGEFVDSLTPRIEATGASMNVYPVNYDAGIFSAGGGANDLSNHLQAVAASCPRTKLVIGGYSMGAEVIDTIIGVPNVGIGFNRPLPPAVGDRIAAIATFGNATHRTGGPLSGIAGVFGSRAIDLCNQGDPICMAGPNNSWDAHTSYERTGLPAEAAAFVASKLNRHGEAEPSE from the coding sequence GTGACCACGCATCAGCGGGGCACGAGGGTCGGCGTTGTCCTGAGTTATCTTGTCGCCCTGACGGTGTTCGCGCTGTCGGCAGCGAATGTTGTCGGGCTTGTCTATGCGGTGCCTCACGCGTCGGCAGATCCGTGTTCGGACGTAGACGTCTCATTTGCACGGGGTCGCAAGGAGCCAGTCGGGTTGGGCCGCGTGGGCGGTGAGTTCGTGGACTCCCTGACCCCGCGCATCGAGGCGACCGGGGCCAGCATGAACGTCTACCCCGTCAACTACGACGCCGGCATCTTTTCGGCCGGCGGCGGGGCCAATGATCTGAGCAATCACCTGCAAGCTGTGGCAGCCAGTTGCCCCCGGACCAAGCTCGTCATCGGCGGGTACTCGATGGGTGCGGAGGTAATCGACACGATCATCGGTGTTCCGAACGTGGGCATCGGGTTCAACCGCCCCCTACCTCCCGCAGTGGGCGACCGCATCGCGGCTATCGCGACGTTCGGCAACGCCACCCACCGTACGGGCGGCCCGCTGAGCGGTATCGCCGGCGTATTCGGCTCGCGGGCAATCGATCTCTGCAATCAAGGAGACCCGATCTGCATGGCCGGTCCCAACAACAGCTGGGACGCCCACACCTCGTATGAACGCACCGGACTTCCCGCTGAGGCCGCGGCGTTCGTTGCCTCGAAACTCAACCGCCACGGCGAAGCCGAGCCCAGCGAGTAG
- the truA gene encoding tRNA pseudouridine(38-40) synthase TruA has product MVTPENQPATGDGGGLVRLRLDIAYDGTDFAGWATQVNQRTVAGVLGAAFTTIVGEPVSLYVAGRTDAGVHATGQVAHLDIPHARLPEILGRSRSADAPEFGRLIRRLSRFLPKDVRVLDIRRAPEHFDARFSALRRHYEYRFSTAPFGVLPLERHDVVGWHRPLDVGAMAEASQKLLGLNDFAAFCRHRDGATTIRELQRFDWTVDGHQVSAHVSADAFCWSMVRSLVGAVLVVGEGRRPVQWCADLLKKERRSSDFAAAPARGLTLVGVDYPPDDEMAARVLITRDVRVRKD; this is encoded by the coding sequence TTGGTCACACCTGAGAACCAGCCCGCTACCGGAGACGGTGGCGGGCTGGTTCGTTTACGGCTCGATATTGCCTATGACGGAACCGATTTCGCGGGATGGGCCACTCAAGTCAACCAACGCACGGTCGCCGGGGTGCTGGGTGCGGCATTCACGACGATCGTGGGCGAGCCGGTCTCGCTGTACGTCGCCGGGCGCACCGACGCGGGCGTACATGCCACGGGTCAGGTAGCGCATCTCGACATCCCGCATGCTCGGCTCCCAGAAATCCTCGGTAGATCCCGCTCCGCGGATGCGCCTGAGTTCGGCAGGCTGATCCGGCGGCTGTCGCGTTTCCTGCCCAAAGACGTGCGCGTGCTCGATATACGGCGTGCCCCCGAGCATTTCGACGCGCGGTTCTCGGCCCTGCGGCGGCACTACGAATACCGGTTCTCCACGGCGCCGTTCGGAGTGCTGCCTCTAGAGCGGCACGATGTCGTCGGATGGCATCGCCCGCTGGACGTCGGGGCCATGGCCGAGGCTTCGCAGAAACTATTGGGGCTGAATGATTTCGCGGCCTTCTGCCGCCATCGTGACGGCGCCACAACGATCCGTGAATTGCAGCGGTTCGACTGGACGGTCGATGGACATCAGGTGTCCGCGCACGTGAGCGCCGACGCGTTCTGCTGGTCGATGGTGCGGTCGTTGGTGGGTGCGGTGCTGGTAGTGGGGGAGGGCAGGCGGCCAGTGCAGTGGTGCGCGGACCTGCTCAAGAAGGAAAGGCGTTCAAGCGATTTCGCTGCTGCACCGGCGCGTGGTCTGACACTGGTCGGTGTGGACTATCCGCCCGATGACGAGATGGCGGCTCGCGTGTTGATCACGCGTGATGTTCGAGTCCGGAAGGACTGA
- the rplQ gene encoding 50S ribosomal protein L17, translated as MPKPTKGARLGGSSSHQKALLANLATALFEHGRIKTTETKARVLRPYAEKLITHAKKGGLHNRREVLKKIRDKDVIHALFEEIGPFYADRNGGYTRIIKVENRKGDNAPMAVIELVKEKTVTSEADRARRVASTKKAEEAKVEETPAEDVVEVETDTADDAAAEAEGAADAAADTAEAPEAEDADKKE; from the coding sequence ATGCCAAAGCCCACCAAGGGTGCCCGTCTCGGCGGGTCGTCTTCGCACCAGAAGGCGCTGCTGGCCAACCTGGCCACCGCGCTGTTCGAGCACGGCCGGATCAAGACCACCGAGACCAAGGCCCGCGTGCTGCGGCCCTACGCCGAGAAGCTGATCACCCACGCCAAGAAGGGTGGTCTGCATAACCGGCGCGAGGTGCTCAAGAAGATCCGCGACAAGGACGTCATCCACGCCCTTTTCGAGGAGATCGGTCCGTTCTACGCCGATCGCAATGGTGGTTACACCCGCATCATCAAGGTCGAGAACCGTAAGGGCGACAACGCGCCCATGGCGGTCATCGAGCTGGTGAAGGAGAAGACGGTCACCTCTGAGGCCGACCGCGCTCGCCGGGTCGCTTCGACCAAGAAGGCCGAAGAGGCGAAGGTCGAGGAGACTCCTGCTGAGGATGTCGTCGAGGTCGAGACCGACACTGCAGACGATGCGGCTGCCGAGGCGGAAGGCGCGGCGGATGCCGCAGCCGACACGGCTGAGGCTCCCGAGGCCGAGGACGCAGACAAGAAGGAATGA
- a CDS encoding DNA-directed RNA polymerase subunit alpha, producing MLISQRPTLSEETLAENRSRFVIEPLEPGFGYTLGNSLRRTLLSSIPGAAVTSIRIDGVLHEFTTVPGVKEDVTDIILNLKSLVVSSEEDEPVTMYLRKQGPGAVTAGDIVPPAGVTVHNPDMHIATLNDKGKLEIELVVERGRGYVPAVQNKASGAEIGRIPVDSIYSPVLKVTYNVDATRVEQRTDFDKLVLDVETKNSITPRDALASAGKTLVELFGLARELNVEAEGIEIGPSPAEADHIASFALPIEDLDLTVRSYNCLKREGVHTVGELVARTESDLLDIRNFGQKSIDEVKIKLHQLGLSLKDSPTSFDPSEVAGYDVATGTWSDTGSYDFDGDQDFAETEQL from the coding sequence ATGCTGATTTCTCAGCGACCCACCCTGTCCGAGGAGACGCTGGCCGAGAACCGGTCGCGCTTCGTCATCGAGCCCCTGGAGCCGGGATTCGGCTACACCCTGGGCAACTCGCTGCGGCGCACCCTGCTGTCGTCCATCCCGGGCGCGGCCGTCACCAGCATCCGCATCGACGGTGTGCTGCACGAGTTCACCACCGTTCCCGGGGTGAAGGAAGACGTCACCGACATCATCCTCAACCTCAAGAGCCTCGTGGTGTCCTCGGAGGAGGACGAGCCGGTCACCATGTACCTGCGCAAGCAGGGACCGGGTGCCGTCACCGCCGGTGACATCGTTCCGCCCGCCGGCGTGACCGTGCACAACCCCGACATGCACATCGCGACCCTGAACGACAAGGGCAAGCTGGAGATCGAGCTCGTCGTCGAGCGCGGTCGCGGCTACGTCCCGGCCGTGCAGAACAAGGCCTCGGGTGCCGAGATCGGTCGTATCCCCGTCGATTCCATCTACTCGCCGGTGCTCAAGGTCACGTACAACGTCGACGCCACCCGCGTCGAGCAGCGCACCGACTTCGACAAGCTGGTGCTGGATGTCGAGACCAAGAACTCGATCACCCCGCGTGACGCCCTGGCCTCGGCCGGCAAGACGCTGGTTGAGCTGTTCGGTCTGGCACGTGAACTCAACGTCGAGGCCGAGGGCATCGAGATCGGGCCGTCGCCGGCCGAGGCAGACCACATCGCCTCGTTCGCGCTGCCCATCGAGGACCTGGACCTGACCGTCCGGTCGTACAACTGCCTCAAGCGCGAGGGTGTGCACACCGTCGGCGAGCTGGTTGCCCGCACCGAGTCGGATCTGCTGGACATCCGCAACTTCGGTCAGAAGTCCATCGACGAGGTGAAGATCAAGCTGCATCAGCTCGGCCTGTCGCTCAAGGACAGCCCGACCAGCTTCGATCCGTCCGAGGTCGCCGGATACGACGTTGCCACCGGCACATGGTCGGACACCGGTTCGTACGACTTCGATGGCGATCAGGACTTCGCCGAAACCGAACAGCTCTAA
- the rpsD gene encoding 30S ribosomal protein S4, producing MARYTGPVTRKSRRLGVDLVGGSSAYEKRPYPPGQHGRARIKESEYRQQLQEKQKARFTYGVMEKQFRRYYAEAVRSSGKTGEQLLQILESRLDNVVYRAGLARTRRQARQLVSHGHFTVNNVKVDVPSYRVSQYDIIDVKEKSLNTLPFEVARETAGERPIPGWLQVVGERQRILVHQLPERAQIDVPLTEQLIVEFYSK from the coding sequence ATGGCTCGTTATACCGGACCCGTCACTCGCAAGTCCCGTCGTCTGGGCGTCGACCTCGTCGGTGGCTCCAGCGCGTACGAGAAGCGTCCTTACCCTCCCGGCCAGCACGGCCGCGCGCGGATCAAGGAGAGCGAATACCGTCAGCAGCTGCAGGAGAAGCAGAAGGCCCGCTTCACCTACGGCGTCATGGAGAAGCAGTTCCGCCGTTACTACGCCGAGGCCGTGCGGTCCTCCGGCAAGACCGGTGAGCAGCTGCTGCAGATCCTGGAAAGCCGTCTCGACAACGTCGTGTACCGCGCCGGCCTGGCCCGGACTCGCCGTCAGGCGCGTCAGCTGGTCTCGCACGGTCACTTCACGGTCAACAACGTGAAGGTCGACGTGCCCAGCTACCGGGTGTCGCAGTACGACATCATCGACGTCAAGGAAAAGTCGCTGAACACCTTGCCGTTCGAGGTTGCACGCGAGACCGCCGGCGAGCGGCCCATCCCGGGCTGGCTGCAGGTTGTCGGCGAGCGCCAGCGCATCCTGGTGCACCAGCTCCCCGAGCGCGCGCAGATCGACGTGCCGCTCACCGAGCAGCTGATCGTCGAGTTCTACTCGAAGTAA
- the rpsK gene encoding 30S ribosomal protein S11: MAPPKKGAGSGPKKAQKTRRREKKNIPLGAAHIKSTFNNTIVSITDPQGNVIAWASSGHVGFKGSRKSTPFAAQLAAENAARKAQEHGVKKVDVFVKGPGSGRETAIRSLQAAGLEVGAISDVTPQPHNGCRPPKRRRV; this comes from the coding sequence ATGGCACCACCGAAGAAGGGCGCCGGTTCCGGCCCCAAGAAGGCGCAGAAGACCCGCCGCCGGGAAAAGAAGAACATTCCCCTCGGCGCCGCGCACATCAAGAGCACGTTCAACAACACCATCGTTTCGATCACCGACCCGCAGGGCAACGTGATCGCGTGGGCGTCCTCGGGCCACGTCGGCTTCAAGGGCTCGCGTAAGTCGACTCCGTTCGCCGCGCAGCTGGCTGCCGAGAACGCCGCCCGCAAGGCGCAGGAGCACGGCGTCAAGAAGGTCGACGTGTTCGTCAAGGGTCCCGGCTCCGGCCGCGAGACCGCCATCCGCTCGCTGCAGGCCGCCGGCCTCGAAGTGGGCGCGATTTCCGATGTCACTCCGCAGCCGCACAACGGTTGCCGTCCGCCCAAGCGGCGCCGGGTCTAA
- the rpsM gene encoding 30S ribosomal protein S13 codes for MARLVGVDLPRDKRMEIALTYIYGIGRTRSKEILAATGISPEQRSKDLTDDQVTQLREYIEASLKVEGDLRREVQADIRRKIEIGCYQGLRHRRGLPVRGQRTKTNARTRKGPKRTIAGKKKAR; via the coding sequence ATGGCACGTCTAGTAGGCGTCGACCTACCGCGCGATAAGCGTATGGAAATCGCGCTCACCTATATCTATGGCATTGGCCGGACCCGCTCCAAGGAGATCCTGGCCGCCACGGGCATCAGCCCCGAGCAGCGCAGCAAGGACCTGACCGATGATCAGGTGACGCAGCTGCGTGAATACATCGAAGCCTCTCTCAAGGTGGAGGGTGACCTGCGCCGCGAGGTGCAGGCCGACATCCGCCGCAAGATCGAGATCGGCTGCTACCAGGGCCTGCGCCACCGTCGCGGCCTGCCGGTGCGCGGTCAGCGGACCAAGACCAATGCGCGCACCCGCAAGGGCCCGAAGCGCACCATCGCCGGCAAGAAGAAGGCTAGGTAA
- the rpmJ gene encoding 50S ribosomal protein L36, which translates to MKVNPSVKPICDKCRVIRRHGRVMVICQDPRHKQRQG; encoded by the coding sequence GTGAAGGTCAACCCGAGCGTCAAGCCGATCTGCGACAAGTGCCGCGTCATTCGCCGGCACGGGCGGGTCATGGTGATCTGCCAGGACCCCCGCCACAAGCAGAGGCAAGGCTAG
- the infA gene encoding translation initiation factor IF-1 → MAKKDGAIEVEGRVVEPLPNAMFRIELENGHKVLAHISGKMRQHYIRILPEDRVVVELSPYDLSRGRIVYRYK, encoded by the coding sequence ATGGCTAAGAAAGACGGAGCCATCGAGGTCGAGGGCCGGGTAGTCGAACCCCTGCCCAATGCGATGTTTCGCATTGAGCTGGAGAACGGACACAAGGTACTTGCCCACATCAGCGGCAAGATGCGGCAGCACTACATCCGCATCCTGCCTGAGGACAGAGTGGTAGTGGAGTTATCTCCCTATGACCTGTCCCGCGGTCGGATCGTTTACCGGTACAAGTAA
- a CDS encoding FAD-dependent oxidoreductase codes for MAHLAAVSTDAHRDITDDAVVIVGGGPVGLLAATLLARRGIRVVVLEAAGSKDRQRHRNCATFVGHSTLRRYDRVAPELGARLRQSALAVHGVQTFYQGRPVFVMSSYAPSRIPGPWNPAAWGMSLSQRTIEEESLAEALNLGVEYHCGIAVTDISTDHTGARLTLSSGDRLRASYVIAADGSRSAIRQALGIGMSERPPSPPSAVIDVEPHPDGVTLDLPVQIQYHHPDLGGRHAIRLPYPDGLRLDVQFLPHDEATPSTELVRSWVTALTGDTWYADHIRSVEVHQTVQGVASSYTDVNRRVLLAGEAAHQFAPLGGRSLNSGVADAAAAAEAIAEALGEPSDLAAAWLAINRSARERRRSGVRNRILSVRAQRVLDGSDVSMRARRTMAAKSAPHIWIAGAWLTAGLVRPTAIPHISRSGVTWS; via the coding sequence GTGGCTCACCTCGCGGCAGTGTCGACGGACGCGCATCGGGACATCACCGATGACGCGGTCGTGATCGTCGGCGGCGGTCCCGTGGGGTTGCTGGCTGCCACGCTTTTGGCGCGCCGGGGAATTCGCGTTGTTGTGCTGGAGGCGGCCGGCTCGAAAGATCGCCAGCGCCACCGGAACTGCGCGACGTTCGTCGGGCACTCGACATTGCGGCGATACGACCGGGTGGCACCCGAGTTGGGTGCCCGTCTGCGCCAGTCCGCGCTCGCGGTCCATGGTGTCCAGACCTTCTACCAGGGCCGCCCGGTGTTCGTCATGTCCTCATACGCCCCCTCGCGGATACCCGGTCCGTGGAACCCCGCGGCATGGGGAATGAGCTTGTCGCAGCGCACCATTGAAGAAGAGAGCCTGGCCGAGGCGCTGAATTTGGGCGTGGAGTATCACTGCGGGATTGCCGTCACCGACATCAGCACCGACCACACCGGCGCTCGGTTGACGCTTTCCAGCGGCGATCGGCTGCGCGCGAGCTACGTCATCGCCGCCGACGGCTCCAGGTCGGCCATTCGGCAGGCGCTGGGCATCGGCATGTCCGAGCGCCCGCCGTCGCCCCCTTCCGCGGTGATCGACGTCGAACCGCATCCTGACGGTGTCACGCTCGATCTGCCGGTGCAGATCCAGTACCACCATCCCGATCTGGGCGGACGTCACGCCATCCGGCTGCCCTACCCGGACGGTCTGCGCCTTGACGTTCAGTTCCTGCCCCACGATGAGGCCACGCCGTCGACCGAACTGGTGCGTTCCTGGGTCACGGCGCTCACCGGGGATACCTGGTACGCCGACCACATCAGGTCGGTCGAGGTGCATCAGACCGTGCAGGGCGTGGCCAGCAGCTACACCGACGTGAACCGTCGGGTGCTGCTCGCGGGTGAGGCCGCCCATCAGTTCGCCCCGCTGGGGGGCCGCAGTCTCAACTCGGGCGTGGCCGACGCTGCCGCGGCCGCCGAGGCCATTGCGGAGGCGCTGGGGGAGCCCAGCGATCTCGCCGCCGCCTGGCTGGCGATCAACCGCAGCGCTCGCGAGCGGCGGCGCTCGGGTGTGCGTAACCGGATACTGTCCGTGCGGGCGCAGCGAGTCCTGGATGGTTCGGACGTTTCGATGCGGGCCAGGCGGACGATGGCCGCCAAATCCGCACCCCATATCTGGATCGCCGGCGCCTGGCTGACGGCGGGTCTGGTGCGACCCACGGCGATTCCGCATATCAGCAGGTCGGGAGTCACCTGGTCGTAA